A stretch of the Alnus glutinosa chromosome 6, dhAlnGlut1.1, whole genome shotgun sequence genome encodes the following:
- the LOC133870651 gene encoding disease resistance protein RPP8-like, with translation MADSVVSLLLETLNQLLDQDADLLLDVEDEIRSFHVELGLANGFIRNSEGQGNAEAVKELEKEISKAAYDAEGDIDTLAVNVAKQRMRGKFGKFFHRFGHRSRLNDVSTKIKIITKRVKDIYGKKVSNNNQPGTGSSQSFLTGDRNIKEVDLTCFPEALKTLLDQLRKDDGAREIISVVGEVGIGKTALAKKIYNDISVQGHFECLVWVQVSRDCKAVELLNKILERFQRPVSAGEMHDMKEEDLQKKLSDYLQNKRYLIVMDDLRKIDGWDKVEQAFPDGGKGSRILLTCRPEYNKDPQGRPTNYSLPLSVLNEKESWISLCDGIFPAGICAPKFEVPGEQMAQKCKGSPLSLAFLGHLLVMQRQNVEAWYKLANYLNTSSTEGSEHSIDLLLSFVHENLPNHLSLCFLYFGMFPEGAEIPVRQLIQFWIAEGFIRQKGSTKMEDVGEQYLEELIRLNLIQVTARRTDGGVKTCGIHDLFRKFCISKGRETKYLEMPENLSDAQEKTIRRLAIHVTSPKGVFSKLSRCSGVRSFHYSVIGTDHVTLPTARWSTLYEGFNLIRVLNLGMIVVSGLPKEVGRLIHLRYLRIRAPDMKNVPPSICNLLNLQTLDMRESSLSNLPDGIWKLQQLRHLYLFRLRNFCDQGNDEKSLGNLQTLYCIRPHKGMKRLMVKAKFPNVRKLKLDSQNREETAKFLESLDHLYHLQSLKIVSDSKLPDSNAFPLTLTKLTLQDTTLGEDCVKTLEKLPNLRVLKLLQNSVNGEEINFSAGGFPQLQILQMVELHITTWALGRKAMVNLRHLVISKCDHLEKVPDDLKSLANLQIVEALWLSTNLRETLQNILGKDGPKIMIVPDMSVAST, from the coding sequence ATGGCGGACAGTGTTGTTTCTTTGCTCTTAGAGACTCTGAATCAGCTACTAGACCAAGATGCTGACCTGCTTCTTGATGTGGAGGACGAGATAAGGTCATTTCATGTAGAGCTGGGATTGGCAAATGGCTTTATCAGGAACTCTGAGGGTCAAGGGAATGCCGAAGCGGTGAAAGAATTGGAGAAGGAAATCAGCAAAGCAGCTTATGATGCAGAGGGCGACATCGACACGTTGGCTGTCAATGTCGCCAAGCAAAGGATGAGAGGCAAGTTTGGCAAGTTTTTTCATCGCTTTGGCCACAGAAGCAGGCTTAACGATGTTTCGACAAAGATCAAAATCATCACGAAGCGAGTCAAAGACATTTATGGCAAGAAAGTCTCAAACAACAACCAACCCGGCACCGGTAGCAGCCAGTCATTTTTAACAGGTGACCGGAACATCAAGGAAGTTGATCTGACATGCTTTCCGGAAGCGCTGAAGACTTTGTTGGATCAGCTGCGGAAGGATGACGGGGCGCGTGAGATTATTTCAGTTGTTGGAGAGGTCGGCATCGGCAAGACTGCTCTTGCCAAGAAGATCTACAACGACATTTCGGTTCAGGGTCACTTTGAATGCCTTGTATGGGTTCAAGTATCCCGGGATTGCAAAGCTGTAGAGTTGCTGAACAAAATTTTAGAGCGTTTTCAGCGTCCGGTGAGTGCCGGAGAAATGCATGACATGAAAGAGGAAGATTTGCAGAAGAAGCTGTCTGATTACTTACAAAATAAGCGATATCTAATTGTCATGGATGACTTGAGGAAAATAGATGGATGGGACAAGGTAGAACAAGCCTTCCCTGATGGTGGGAAAGGAAGTAGAATCTTGCTCACTTGTCGACCTGAGTATAATAAGGATCCACAAGGAAGGCCAACCAATTATTCCCTTCCACTTAGTGTGCTCAATGAAAAAGAGAGCTGGATTTCCCTATGTGATGGAATCTTCCCTGCAGGAATATGTGCTCCGAAGTTTGAAGTACCCGGCGAACAGATGGCACAAAAATGTAAGGGTTCACCTCTGTCCCTTGCATTTTTAGGCCATTTGTTAGTAATGCAGCGGCAAAATGTTGAAGCATGGTACAAGTTAGCAAATTATTTAAATACATCATCTACTGAGGGTAGCGAGCACAGCATAGACCTGCTTCTAAGCTTTGTCCATGAAAATTTACCCAATCACTTGAGCCTCTGCTTTCTCTATTTTGGTATGTTCCCAGAAGGAGCTGAAATCCCCGTGAGGCAATTGATCCAATTCTGGATAGCCGAAGGGTTTATTCGTCAAAAGGGTAGTACAAAGATGGAAGATGTTGGGGAGCAATACTTGGAGGAGCTCATCAGACTCAACTTGATCCAGGTGACTGCGAGGAGGACAGACGGTGGAGTGAAGACGTGCGGCATCCATGATCTTTTCCGGAAGTTTTGCATTTCCAAGGGCAGAGAAACGAAATATCTTGAAATGCCAGAGAATTTAAGTGATGCTCAGGAAAAGACAATTAGAAGACTAGCCATTCATGTCACCTCTCCGAAGGGTGTTTTCTCAAAACTCAGCCGGTGTTCAGGCGTCCGTTCTTTCCATTATTCTGTCATAGGTACTGATCATGTTACGCTTCCCACTGCTCGGTGGAGTACACTTTACGAAGGCTTCAACTTGATCAGGGTGTTGAACCTGGGGATGATAGTTGTGTCCGGCCTTCCCAAGGAGGTTGGAAGGCTGATTCATTTGAGGTACTTGAGGATAAGAGCTCCGGATATGAAGAATGTTCCTCCCTCTATATGCAATCTTCTAAATCTTCAAACACTGGACATGAGAGAGTCTAGCTTGAGCAACTTGCCGGATGGGATTTGGAAGCTGCAGCAACTACGGCATCTGTACTTGTTTCGGCTCCGTAATTTTTGTGATCAAGGAAATGATGAGAAATCTCTTGGGAACCTCCAAACCTTGTATTGCATACGTCCCCATAAAGGCATGAAGCGCCTTATGGTCAAGGCCAAGTTCCCTAATGTTAGAAAACTAAAACTAGATAGCCAAAACCGGGAGGAAACGGCTAAATTCCTTGAAAGCCTTGATCATCTATACCACCTCCAGTCACTCAAAATTGTTTCAGATTCTAAACTTCCTGATTCAAATGCATTCCCCTTGACACTCACCAAATTAACTTTGCAGGATACAACTCTTGGGGAAGATTGTGTGAAAACACTAGAGAAGCTGCCTAATCTTCGTGTACTCAAACTACTACAAAATTCTGTTAATGGAGAGGAGATCAACTTCAGTGCAGGTGGGTTTCCTCAGCTCCAAATCCTCCAAATGGTGGAACTGCATATAACTACATGGGCACTAGGAAGAAAAGCGATGGTGAATCTTCGACATCTGGTCATCAGTAAATGTGATCATTTGGAGAAAGTTCCAGATGACCTGAAGAGCTTGGCTAATCTGCAAATAGTCGAGGCCCTTTGGCTCTCTACAAATCTGAGAGAGACCCTTCAAAACATCCTGGGTAAGGATGGGCCTAAGATAATGATAGTACCAGACATGTCTGTTGCATCAACTTGA
- the LOC133870652 gene encoding uncharacterized protein LOC133870652 → MLLTVLSGWLYVEKRRLSQVFPEGVRKLWDDWELRILVLISLCLQILLIMMGNRRKYNPRALLRLCIWSAYLMADSVATLALGVLSNKLGNSCTCAASLATNTNDDELMAFWAPFLLLHLGGPDTITAYAIADNELWIRHLLGLGVQTGVALYVTITAWSGTPLSFLTIPMLFAGLVKYGERSLALRSANREQFLDSLLNPPDAGPNYAKFMEEFALKKVEGFTVLAIEVIEVAEQPVAEQPIAGSGESNSAANARKLLPAADSFFQNFKRLFVDLILSFQDRDRSQSYFQNSTWKNAFTLVEIELGFGYDTFYTKAPIIYTIWGCICRFITSSFTIVVFVFFLIVEKHNHRQIDLIITYILLVGAILLEVYAVILLLFSDRTKLWLSKHKLKFPGNLRCFQPMVSRITSCFQPIISCFKPLFSRIISCFQPTVSRLISYFRPITSLVSFCFRIICRLVSSFLPSKEQRWSNSLAQYNLLSFSLKDKPVPLLDDKPDLFQKIVKRSPIYDTFENRWYKSHCKISDDLKRLIFEHFQKKSKVKKEKTEYGKYIASLCSARGGLVFKEEKYECSSSFDWSTEVEFDQSILIWHIATDLCYHSDGGKNIAAQNPTCQGSKNLSDYMLYLLVMCPFLLPIGIGRMRFRDTCKEAQEFCKEKGLSSKEKEVLQNMLLQVSTEVEPTKVKGDRSKSVLFDGCMLANQLQKKMVEKEKKWEFVCNVWIEILGYAASHCRGYYHAQQLAKGGELLTHVWLLMAHLGITEQFQINRGHARAKLAVY, encoded by the exons ATGCTACTTACAG TTTTGAGCGGTTGGCTTTACGTGGAGAAGAGGAGGCTCAGCCAGGTGTTCCCGGAAGGGGTGCGGAAACTATGGGACGATTGGGAGCTACGAATACTGGTGCTCATCAGCCTCTGCTTGCAAATATTACTGATTATGATGGGCAACCGCAGAAAGTACAATCCAAGAGCTTTGCTCAGATTGTGTATTTGGTCAGCCTACCTAATGGCAGACTCGGTGGCGACTCTTGCGCTTGGTGTCCTCTCAAATAAACTAGGAAATTCCTGCACCTGTGCTGCATCGTTAGCAACCAATACCAACGATGATGAGCTCATGGCATTTTGGGCACCATTTCTGCTGTTACACCTCGGCGGCCCAGACACAATTACTGCTTATGCTATAGCAGACAATGAGTTGTGGATAAGGCACTTGCTTGGACTAGGTGTCCAGACGGGCGTGGCATTGTATGTCACTATCACGGCCTGGAGTGGAACTCCGCTCTCCTTCCTCACCATTCCCATGCTTTTTGCTGGGTTAGTGAAGTATGGAGAAAGGTCATTGGCCTTGAGGTCTGCAAATCGTGAGCAGTTTCTTGATTCCTTGCTCAATCCTCCCGACGCTGGCCCTAATTATGCAAAGTTCATGGAGGAATTCGCTTTGAAAAAGGTAGAGGGGTTTACTGTGTTGGCTATTGAGGTAATTGAGGTTGCTGAGCAGCCCGTTGCTGAGCAGCCCATTGCTGGCAGTGGCGAGAGCAACAGTGCCGCCAATGCAAGGAAATTGTTGCCTGCTGCGGACAGCTTCTTCCAGAATTTCAAGCGGCTCTTTGTAGATCTTATTCTTAGCTTCCAGGACCGAGATAGGAGCCAGTCTTACTTCCAGAATTCCACTTGGAAAAATGCTTTTACGCTAGTTGAAATCGAACTTGGATTCGGGTATGATACTTTCTATACCAAGGCACCTATAATATACACTATATGGGGATGTATTTGCCGCTTCATCACTTCCTCTTTCACcattgtagtttttgtgttcttCCTGATTGTTGAGAAGCACAATCACCGGCAGATTGATCTCATCATTACTTACATATTGCTGGTTGGAGCTATTCTTCTAGAAGTCTATGCTGTCATTTTGCTACTATTCTCCGACAGGACAAAGCTATGGTTGAGTAAGCATAAACTCAAGTTTCCTGGAAATCTTCGTTGTTTTCAACCCATGGTCTCTAGAATAACCTCTTGCTTTCAAC CTATCATTTCTTGTTTTAAGCCATTGTTTTCTAGAATAATCTCTTGCTTCCAACCTACCGTTTCTCGATTGATCTCTTATTTTCGACCGATTACTTCTCTAGTAAGCTTTTGTTTTCGCATTATTTGTAGACTGGTCTCTTCTTTTCTACCGTCTAAGGAACAGAGGTGGTCAAATTCCTTGGCTCAATACAATTTGCTAAGCTTTTCCCTTAAGGATAAGCCCGTCCCTCTTCTAGATGATAAACCCGACCTTTTTCAAAAGATTGTGAAACGTTCACCTATTTATGACACATTTGAGAATCGCTGGTATAAAAGCCATTGCAAAATCTCGGACGATTTGAAAAGGTTGATCTTCGAGCACTTCCAGAAGaaatcaaaggtcaagaaagaaaaaacagagtATGGCAAATATATCGCGTCTTTATGTAGTGCCAGAGGCGGTCTtgtttttaaagaagaaaagtatGAATGTTCCTCCTCATTCGATTGGAGCACTGAGGTAGAATTCGACCAAAGCATTCTTATCTGGCACATTGCTACTGATCTCTGCTATCACTCAGATGGTGGTAAAAACATTGCTGCCCAAAATCCGACATGTCAAGGGAGCAAGAACCTTTCGGACTACATGTTGTATCTTTTAGTCATGTGTCCTTTCTTGTTGCCAATTGGTATTGGGAGGATGAGGTTTCGAGACACTTGTAAGGAGGCCCAGGAATTTTGCAAGGAAAAAGGCTTATCATCGAAAGAGAAGGAAGTCCTTCAAAACATGTTGCTCCAAGTGAGTACTGAAGTTGAACCAACAAAGGTGAAAGGGGACAGGAGCAAATCCGTGCTATTCGATGGGTGTATGCTTGCAAATCAATTGCAGAAGAAAATGgtggagaaagagaagaagtgGGAGTTTGTTTGTAACGTGTGGATTGAGATCCTGGGTTACGCTGCTAGTCACTGCAGAGGATATTATCATGCTCAGCAGCTTGCCAAAGGCGGGGAGCTCCTCACTCACGTCTGGCTTCTTATGGCGCATCTCGGCATTACCGAACAATTTCAAATCAACCGAGGCCATGCCAGAGCCAAGTTGGCTGTGTACTga
- the LOC133870649 gene encoding disease resistance RPP8-like protein 3, protein MDVEAVVSVVIRKLTDLLIQESTIFNKETDEVELIRIRLRQMQNLLIDAEDKKERDDEVKKWVKEFLAVVYKVEDAIETFVLWRMHIRSIRFTRRCFFIHKKLKAGTDLRNEMKKVKKKIGELGHIWKQRVQESYHGDQPPRIEEYSTVGGPSSYQDEGTTQNQEASSSYSVDEESDIIGFREDKRKLMSRLTDTFYRRLDVISILGEVGSGKTTLARQIYDSSEIEGHFNCCAWVSASNNLTDVFRSILEQIDNSTVDKESTREKLVKKLRENLEKKRYLVVLDDVQTRDALKNLRDALPKETNCSRVMLTTSKEGVARIADPMRLPYQLKPLKDEDAWDLFLKKVRLPDHVQFSGSKIVKLKRKIIRTCKGLPLAIVVLGGFLSTKLASYEEWLKVLEHPSWQLKGNEVQFSKILALSYDDLPLHLRPCLFYFGHHPKGHEIPVRTLRRYLWLAEGFVKQSSERAPEDMGERYLRELINREMIQITTRRKDGGTERCRLRGELHDFILSKVKDTGLFHIHGNTLDHETDAFSSFQDGGPTQNQQASSSYSVDEESDVIGFKEHNRRLVSRLTNTSYRHNLDVIPIVGEVGSGKTTLAREIYNSNEIKDHFNCRAWVSASNNLTDIFRSILEQTDDNSTVDKESTQSELAKKLRENLQSKRYLVVLDDVQTRDGLKNLRDALPKESNGCRVLLTTSNEDVAKIADPRPYGPYRLKPLKDEDAWNLFMKKVRLPDNVEFSYVEIVELKEKIINRCKGLPLAIVVLGGFLSTKSASYQEWSKVLDHPSWQLEGNEVKFSKILALSYYDLPFHLRPCLLYFGLFPKEKKIPVRRLLRLWLAEGFVKQSPAMTPEDMVESYLDELVNRNMIQIKTHRKDGSRKTCLMPGALHDIFLSKAEAIGLLHTHRTILDDETGASPKLGFRRVAEHGDQAFKRSYGQHLRSYLSFNIQTNDMPAKEIGNFLNEVIDRRGFGFLRVLDLEGVYKPKLPENLGKLYHLRYLGLRWTFLDTLPRSVGKLPYLETLDVKHTYISSLPKSIWKMKHLRHLCLNEIRLDMSVQKHHRSLTQLQTLWGLFVDKRSPVKNGLNGLINLRKLGLTYHLDSAQELNEWIARLASLQSLRLRSKNASGRPSKLELKPLSSLENLTHLYLLGNLPELHDRYEFPPRLGVLTLSVSKLAKDPMPILAQLPSLSVLRLLADSYTGEEMECRREGFTALRVLKLWMLKGLEKWIVEEGAMQNLRELEIRSCHNLKELPHKLLNLSNIQEIVLTDMPEGFAENVQADEHKKKIITTRKSPV, encoded by the coding sequence ATGGATGTTGAGGCAGTTGTCTCTGTGGTCATACGGAAACTCACAGACCTGCTCATACAAGAATCAACCATCTTCAACAAGGAGACTGATGAGGTAGAGCTGATCAGAATACGGCTAAGACAGATGCAAAACTTGTTAATAGATGCGGAAGATAAAAAAGAACGCGACGATGAAGTTAAGAAGTGGGTGAAAGAATTTCTTGCTGTTGTTTACAAGGTGGAGGATGCCATTGAAACATTTGTGCTCTGGAGAATGCATATAAGGAGTATACGCTTCACAAGGAGGTGCTTTTTCATTCACAAGAAGTTGAAGGCTGGTACAGACCTTCGTAATGAGATGAAGAAGGTCAAGAAAAAGATCGGGGAGCTTGGCCATATCTGGAAGCAGAGAGTTCAGGAATCATACCATGGTGATCAGCCCCCCAGGATTGAGGAATATTCAACTGTGGGCGGCCCATCAAGCTATCAAGATGAAGGGACAACACAGAATCAGGAAGCCAGTTCTAGCTATTCTGTGGATGAAGAATCAGACATCATTGGCTTCAGGGAGGATAAAAGAAAGCTGATGAGCAGGCTAACTGACACTTTCTACCGACGTCTGGACGTCATCTCAATTTTAGGCGAGGTTGGCTCTGGCAAGACTACCCTTGCAAGGCAAATATATGACAGTAGTGAGATTGAAGGTCATTTTAATTGCTGCGCATGGGTTTCTGCCTCTAATAACCTTACAGATGTCTTCCGGAGCATACTGGAGCAGATCGACAATTCAACGGTTGATAAGGAATCTACCCGAGAAAAATTGGTAAAGAAGCTCCGTGAGAATTTGGAGAAGAAACGGTACCTGGTGGTGTTGGATGATGTGCAGACACGAGACGCTCTGAAAAACCTGCGTGACGCGTTGCCAAAAGAAACTAATTGTAGCAGGGTGATGTTGACAACTAGCAAAGAAGGCGTCGCTAGGATTGCAGATCCAATGCGATTGCCTTATCAGCTCAAGCCACTAAAAGATGAGGACGCATGGGATTTGTTCCTGAAAAAGGTACGCTTACCAGATCATGTTCAGTTCTCTGGTTCCAAAATAGTCAAgctcaaaagaaaaatcataagaACATGCAAGGGCTTACCTCTGGCAATCGTGGTACTTGGAGGTTTTCTGTCGACCAAACTTGCGAGCTATGAAGAATGGTTGAAAGTTCTTGAGCACCCAAGTTGGCAGCTTAAGGGAAATGAAGTCCAGTTCTCAAAAATCTTGGCCTTAAGTTACGACGATCTGCCCCTCCACTTGAGGCCTTGCCTGTTTTATTTTGGGCATCACCCAAAAGGACACGAAATTCCAGTGAGAACCTTACGAAGATATTTATGGCTTGCAGAAGGGTTTGTAAAGCAGTCATCTGAAAGGGCTCCAGAGGATATGGGGGAAAGATATCTGAGAGAACTTATAAACCGAGAGATGATTCAAATAACAACACGGAGAAAAGATGGGGGTACCGAAAGATGCCGTCTGCGTGGCGAGCTACACGATTTCATCTTGTCAAAGGTAAAAGATACTGGCCTTTTCCACATCCACGGAAATACGTTGGATCATGAAACAGATGCATTTTCAAGCTTTCAAGATGGAGGGCCAACACAGAATCAGCAAGCCAGTTCTAGCTATTCTGTGGATGAAGAATCAGACGTCATTGGCTTCAAGGAGCACAACAGAAGGCTGGTGAGCAGGCTAACTAACACTTCCTATCGACATAATCTGGACGTCATCCCAATTGTAGGCGAGGTTGGCTCTGGCAAGACTACCCTTGCAAGGGAAATATATAACAGTAATGAGATTAAAGATCATTTTAATTGCCGCGCATGGGTTTCTGCCTCTAATAACCTTACAGATATCTTCCGGAGCATTCTGGAGCAGACTGATGACAATTCAACGGTTGATAAGGAATCTACTCAATCAGAATTGGCAAAGAAGCTCCGTGAGAATTTGCAGAGCAAACGGTACCTGGTGGTGTTGGATGATGTACAGACACGAGATGGACTGAAAAACTTGCGTGACGCCTTGCCAAAAGAAAGTAATGGTTGCAGGGTGCTGTTGACTACTAGCAACGAAGACGTCGCTAAGATTGCAGATCCACGGCCTTATGGCCCTTATCGCCTCAAGCCGCTTAAAGATGAGGATGCGTGGAATTTGTTCATGAAAAAGGTGCGCTTACCAGATAATGTTGAGTTCTCTTATGTGGAAATAGTGGAGctcaaagaaaaaattataaatagatGCAAGGGCTTGCCTCTGGCAATCGTGGTGCTTGGAGGTTTTCTGTCGACCAAAAGTGCAAGCTATCAAGAATGGTCGAAAGTTCTTGATCACCCAAGTTGGCAGCTTGAGGGAAATGAAgtaaagttttcaaaaattttggccTTGAGTTACTATGATCTGCCCTTCCACTTGAGGCCTTGCTTGCTTTATTTTGGGCTAttcccaaaagaaaagaaaattcctgTGAGAAGGTTATTGCGTTTATGGCTTGCAGAAGGGTTTGTAAAGCAGTCACCGGCGATGACTCCAGAGGATATGGTGGAAAGCTATCTGGATGAACTGGTAAACCGGAACATGATTCAAATAAAAACACACAGAAAAGATGGGAGTCGCAAAACTTGCCTTATGCCTGGTGCCCTGCACGATATCTTCTTGTCAAAAGCAGAAGCTATTGGCCTTCTCCACACCCACCGAACTATTTTAGATGATGAAACGGGTGCATCACCGAAGCTTGGTTTTCGCCGGGTTGCTGAGCATGGTGACCAGGCATTCAAACGATCATATGGTCAACATTTGCGGTCTTACTTGTCTTTCAACATTCAAACGAACGACATGCCCGCCAAGGAAATAGGGAACTTTCTCAACGAAGTCATTGATCGTCGAGGATTTGGATTTCTCAGGGTGCTTGATCTAGAGGGTGTATACAAACCCAAATTGCCCGAGAATCTTGGGAAACTGTATCACTTAAGGTACTTGGGTCTCAGATGGACCTTCTTGGATACTCTTCCCCGCTCTGTTGGTAAGCTGCCCTACCTCGAGACCTTGGATGTGAAGCACACCTATATCAGCTCTCTACCCAAATCTATTTGGAAGATGAAACACCTCCGGCATCTCTGTCTGAATGAAATACGCCTTGACATGTCTGTACAAAAGCATCACCGTTCTCTTACTCAGCTCCAGACGTTATGGGGATTATTTGTGGACAAGAGAAGTCCAGTGAAGAATGGTTTGAATGGGTTAATCAATCTCAGGAAACTGGGTCTGACATATCATTTGGACTCCGCTCAAGAACTAAATGAGTGGATTGCAAGACTGGCAAGTCTTCAATCTCTGAGATTAAGATCCAAGAACGCAAGTGGTCGACCTTCAAAGCTGGAATTAAAGCCTCTGTCAAGCCTTGAGAATCTCACCCACCTGTATTTACTTGGAAACTTACCGGAGCTTCATGATAGGTACGAATTCCCTCCGAGGCTTGGAGTTCTTACTTTATCAGTCTCAAAGCTGGCAAAAGATCCCATGCCAATCCTAGCGCAGCTGCCAAGTCTTTCTGTCCTTAGGCTATTGGCCGATTCCTACACTGGCGAGGAAATGGAGTGCCGTCGTGAAGGATTCACTGCACTTCGCGTGCTGAAGCTCTGGATGCTGAAGGGATTAGAGAAATGGATAGTGGAGGAAGGAGCAATGCAGAATCTCAGAGAATTAGAAATCCGATCCTGTCACAATCTAAAGGAGCTTCCACACAAGTTGCTAAATCTGAGCAACATTCAGGAAATAGTTTTAACGGACATGCCCGAGGGATTTGCAGAAAATGTTCAAGCCGACGAgcacaagaaaaaaataatcacCACCAGAAAGTCTCCGGTGTGA